TCTTGCGACTCCCGTCCTTGTACTACCCCAGGTTGGGTGGGTAATGCGGCGTTCCCCGGCATGCCAAACTTCTCGCGACCAAACACTCGTTCTGGGTTAGTAGCCATAACTTAGGATTCGCGCTTCACAGGAGCCCCCCACGTTCTTGCTTGGCCGGTCCAGCTTCAGCGGGGGTGTTCAGGCGCTTTCGGCTGGGAAAAAACCCATGTTTCCCTCACCGCCGTGTGCTCGCTTGGGCCGCCACTCAGTGTGTGCCTTCACTATATCAGCCCCCGACTCCAGCTGGAGCAGGTGGTCACACTGGATGGTGGAGTCCGGGTGGCCGTCCACACATTCACCTGAAACGGTGGTGAGTGACTGCAGCACGCTGTCGCGGCCGCACTCCTTCCTGTAATCCAGCGTCATGCTTGCGAGCTCATGCTTTTCCAGTATTGAAATTGGGGCACTCtggaaaaaaaaaaggtgaAATGTCATAAGGATTCAGGCATCTGATAGCCTCTGGAATATGCAAAGATAAGAAAAAACTGGACGGGAAGGTGCAGACTGCACCCCCGCTTTGATTTAAGAAGATGCGAAACTCGAACCCGGGCAGCCTGCCTGAGAGCACGCTCTGCTAGCCGCTAGCCCATGAGAGTGCTCGCCCGAATATGCAAAGATTAAGAAGCGCAATGGATGGATCACTTTACAGATACAGGCCCCCAATTGATTATGCTCTAACAATCAGTTGTACAGAACAATTGCACAAAACTTTTTATAGACTTTAAGTCATGCCAGTGAGATCTTAACAACCACCACATGGCCAGGGCAGTGACCATTAAATAAGATGAAAAGTGGTAGAGCCAGAAAAAATTACCTCAAGAATCCACCCAATATACTTGACGTTGTTCACATGCTGGTTGACATCAAGGTCTCCCCACCTAGGCTGTCCCATATAATGGAGTTGCATGAGAAATCTTACACATGAGAACAATCATGATAACTGAGGTATGATGCAAGGTAAGCAAGAAAGCATGGTTATCCAACTTACAGTGAGCCCCTTCCTTATGAACTGCTTCGCAGCATCACCATCAACAGTGCTCCCTGGCTTAGCCAGCTTCTCACTTTGCTCATCTGTTATGGCAGAGCGACCATTGAAATATGGGCCTATCTCAGCCCTAACTTCATCTGGCATTTTCGAAAGCCTCCTTGTGTTCTTATTCATCATCACCCAAACACTGCAAACAAAAACCCAAAGGTAAGCAAGTCATATAATCAGAGAGTTCCTCTTCCTTATCAtcagagagaaagagagagaagcaaaaaagaaaattacaaaaccagatGAAAGACAAACCTTGTAGCTCTCAAAATTGTGCGGCCAGAATTGTAGTCACGAACATGCCAGTCTCGACGCATGCCATTTTTGCCAGCAGCAGCTACCCATGTGTCCACTTGAACCATATCTCCCCTAAAATTACAgcaagttttttttaaaaaaatattctgTCAAATTCTCAACCCATAACAATTATATCTGAACCACAAAAACTGCAGTTGAAATTAATTTTCCTTTTTGGACCTTTTCTCCAAAAAGATAGACTTAGAATTGGACAACTTCTCACTTGGACAAAAGAAAGTTGTAGCAGCTGCTGATTTTATGAGCACTCAAATTATTTGCTCATATAGCAAATTGAATGCAGTTAGCCAACCGATCCAGATCAAGGACATCTTCCTATGGCAGCCCATGACATTTATGTCTTATGATGAAATCATTTATTCCACCAATAAGGGTCAGTTCTGATCTTTTGAGGTGTACAATCTATCGGATCTTCTTTATTCAAACATTCAAAGAGGCATGGACAAACAGCACTTAATTAAGCAGCTCTAAGCGATTAATATATTGTCTTACCAAGCAAATGAACTTCCAACAACATTCAAGGATTCATTGTGGAGTGTGGACTCAATCATGACAGACAGTAATTTTGCTTGGGTGCAACTATCCATTTTAAGGTGCTGCGTCATGCAGGCTATGACAGAGTTACAGGCAAAGAAAAAGCAGGCAATAAAATCAGGAAATTGGTAGGGAAGTTGTTTGCTTAAGCCTATAATTGGTAGTTAGAATTATTTTTAGATACTAGTAAAACTTAAGCACACCACCGATGCACATTTTTGTTTTCTCAGGTAAACATTGAATCCATCATTAAAGAGGCATAATTCCAGTCCAGTTCTTTTAACCACGAAATCAAAGATGAGCAGAGTTAGACCAAGACATGTAAAATTTCATATTACTTGTACCAAGGGTGGATCATGAGCAATTGAGCACTATTTGTGTTGCTAGTCTTCCCTAAAGCTAAGTACATACTGCCAGAATGAAATAGGAAGTTTTCTACTATGTGGTAAGCCAGTTAGGTCATAAAGCTTCATGATCTATCTAACTACGAAATGCACAAACTATCAGTACTAAACCTCCAAGTTGAGCTTTAGAACGTTTTTCTTGAGCTACTATACGAACAAATAACAACACTCTTCTAGCACGTACAACACTTAATTTGAAACAGCGTGTGACAAAGGACAAAAGATAAACAATTCCATAAGAGTAACGGTTATAAATTTGATTGAAAGCGAAGACAAAGATTTACTTTCTAAGAAATGGACAAGGGAAGTTACTGTTTCCAGAAACGTACCACGAGGGGTATTGCTCAACAAGAAGCTGAATTTTGCTGACAACCCAGATCAAATTTCGCTTGCTCATCTCTGGTGTGGCGCCAAAACCatctccaagaaggccagctgTCTTCACATGGTTAAGAGCCGTTTCCTGAAAAGTTCAATATAGTGTGAGCCTCAAAGAAACTAAATGCACCAATAGTAAATAGAGAAACTGAAATTTCGTAGCGCAATCATGTCACCTGTAAATGATTCATTAATGTCTCTATAGAAGCCGTACGATCGGCA
The genomic region above belongs to Panicum hallii strain FIL2 chromosome 4, PHallii_v3.1, whole genome shotgun sequence and contains:
- the LOC112889102 gene encoding palmitoyl-acyl carrier protein thioesterase, chloroplastic-like — protein: MAGSLAASAFLPGPGASPAVSTKTSKNMAGELPDNLSVRGIVAKPGAPSGNMQVKAQAQALPKVNGTKLNHKNASADTEEAIPYSAPKTFYNQLPDWSMLLAAVTTIFLAAEKQWTLLDWKPKKPDMLVDTFGFGRIIQDGLVFRQNFLIRSYEIGADRTASIETLMNHLQETALNHVKTAGLLGDGFGATPEMSKRNLIWVVSKIQLLVEQYPSWGDMVQVDTWVAAAGKNGMRRDWHVRDYNSGRTILRATSVWVMMNKNTRRLSKMPDEVRAEIGPYFNGRSAITDEQSEKLAKPGSTVDGDAAKQFIRKGLTPRWGDLDVNQHVNNVKYIGWILESAPISILEKHELASMTLDYRKECGRDSVLQSLTTVSGECVDGHPDSTIQCDHLLQLESGADIVKAHTEWRPKRAHGGEGNMGFFPAESA